One window from the genome of Dolosigranulum savutiense encodes:
- a CDS encoding FAD:protein FMN transferase, which produces MFKETDSVRMMGTTIHLMAEGWQAGRIIERMKELLELYNHRFSANDDRSELAQVNQAAGREAVKVHPELFELIQIGKQHSLPDDSFLNIAIGPLVKLWRIGFSDANVPSNQAIEQVMKRIDVHQVELDASMHAVKLAQPKMEIDLGALAKGYIADKIMADIQSFAPRTAFINLGGNLLLSGKAHHHPDNLWRVGIQHPDKPRGQNCMILKLPACSVVTSGIYERRLIAADGREFHHVFDAETGRPIATDLASITIISPTSLEGEIWTTRLFGHDKATILQQVEALDRIEAIVIDQQHNIAYTSGIKSRIDAFL; this is translated from the coding sequence GTGTTCAAAGAAACAGATTCTGTGCGAATGATGGGAACGACCATTCATTTGATGGCAGAAGGATGGCAAGCCGGACGTATTATTGAACGCATGAAGGAATTGCTGGAGCTATATAATCACCGCTTTAGTGCGAATGATGATAGATCCGAGTTGGCCCAAGTTAATCAGGCAGCTGGCCGAGAAGCGGTGAAAGTCCATCCAGAATTATTCGAATTGATTCAAATAGGTAAGCAACACAGTTTGCCAGATGATAGTTTTTTGAATATTGCAATTGGTCCTTTAGTAAAATTATGGCGAATTGGCTTCAGTGATGCTAATGTGCCTAGTAATCAGGCTATTGAGCAAGTGATGAAGCGAATCGATGTGCATCAAGTCGAGCTTGATGCATCAATGCACGCTGTAAAATTAGCACAACCGAAGATGGAAATTGACCTAGGTGCATTGGCAAAAGGCTATATTGCTGATAAAATTATGGCGGATATTCAATCCTTTGCTCCGCGAACAGCTTTTATTAATTTAGGGGGCAATTTACTTTTATCAGGAAAGGCACATCATCATCCTGATAATTTGTGGCGTGTCGGCATTCAGCATCCAGATAAGCCACGGGGACAGAATTGTATGATTCTGAAGTTGCCGGCTTGTTCAGTGGTGACATCGGGGATTTATGAGCGACGACTTATTGCTGCTGATGGACGTGAATTTCATCACGTATTTGATGCGGAGACGGGGCGGCCGATTGCTACTGATTTAGCAAGTATTACCATTATTTCGCCAACTTCATTGGAAGGTGAGATTTGGACGACACGTCTATTCGGTCATGATAAAGCAACTATTTTGCAACAAGTAGAGGCACTAGATCGGATCGAAGCTATCGTCATTGACCAGCAACATAATATTGCGTATACATCGGGAATTAAGTCACGGATTGATGCATTTTTATAA
- a CDS encoding NADPH-dependent FMN reductase gives MKQLIGLVGTNSDQSTNRQLLQFMKEHFKEKAKIELVEIKDFPMFNKPDEKDLPKIVKDVAEKIEKADGVIISTPEYDHSITAALNNALAWLSYGIYPFVDKPVMITGASYGTLGSSRAQQHLRQILDAPELKARIMPSSEFLLGHSLEAFDEENQLIDEEKVEKLDELFADFLVFIEIMEKLTHAYSSNKKDAENFDWESL, from the coding sequence ATGAAACAATTAATCGGATTAGTGGGAACGAATTCTGATCAGTCAACCAACCGTCAATTATTGCAGTTCATGAAGGAGCACTTCAAAGAAAAAGCTAAGATTGAATTGGTTGAAATTAAGGATTTCCCAATGTTCAACAAACCTGACGAAAAAGATTTACCTAAGATTGTGAAAGATGTGGCAGAAAAAATTGAAAAAGCAGATGGTGTTATTATTAGTACACCAGAATATGATCACTCGATTACTGCTGCGTTAAATAATGCATTGGCTTGGTTATCTTACGGTATTTATCCATTTGTGGATAAACCGGTTATGATTACGGGAGCGTCTTATGGGACATTAGGATCATCACGCGCACAACAACACTTACGTCAGATCTTAGATGCACCAGAATTGAAAGCACGTATTATGCCAAGTTCTGAGTTCTTATTAGGACACTCACTTGAAGCATTCGATGAAGAGAATCAGTTAATCGATGAGGAAAAAGTTGAAAAATTGGATGAACTCTTTGCAGATTTCCTCGTCTTTATCGAGATTATGGAAAAATTAACACATGCCTATTCATCAAACAAAAAAGATGCTGAAAACTTCGATTGGGAATCATTGTAG
- a CDS encoding ABC transporter ATP-binding protein, with amino-acid sequence MIELKRVSKFYQQGPNRHQVLNEVSLNIEQGEFVSIMGPSGSGKSTLVNVLGFLDADYEGEYIFDGESTVSRNDNQISKLRNEMVGFVYQSFNLIDSISIEDNVQLPLLYNGYSVAETHEKVKKSLERVGLGNKLKSTPKELSGGQKQRVAIARALVNEPRFIIADEPTGALDTKTSRMIMTTLERLNREDGVTIVMVTHDPTLEDYTNRRIRVVDGHVVTNTLIDDETYLRGKEKYQPVYFESEEQSMQTVPEDKVEASRQRSRVARRFFKRGKKSGGDKS; translated from the coding sequence ATGATTGAATTAAAACGTGTGAGTAAATTTTATCAGCAAGGACCGAACCGTCATCAAGTGTTGAATGAAGTCTCTTTAAATATCGAGCAAGGTGAATTTGTCTCAATTATGGGGCCGTCTGGGTCTGGGAAGTCCACTCTAGTGAATGTGTTAGGCTTCTTAGATGCTGATTATGAAGGGGAATATATCTTTGATGGAGAGTCAACAGTTAGCCGTAATGATAATCAAATTTCAAAATTGCGCAATGAGATGGTTGGGTTTGTCTACCAGTCTTTCAACTTAATTGATTCGATTAGTATCGAGGATAATGTCCAGTTGCCGTTACTCTATAATGGTTATTCTGTTGCTGAGACACATGAAAAAGTGAAAAAATCTTTAGAACGTGTAGGCTTAGGAAATAAATTGAAGAGTACGCCGAAAGAATTATCTGGGGGACAAAAACAGCGTGTTGCTATTGCTCGTGCCTTGGTGAATGAGCCTCGTTTTATCATTGCCGATGAGCCAACAGGAGCCTTGGATACAAAGACCAGTCGTATGATTATGACAACACTCGAGCGATTAAACCGTGAAGATGGCGTGACGATTGTAATGGTTACCCATGATCCGACATTGGAAGATTATACGAACCGTCGTATTCGAGTCGTGGATGGCCATGTTGTAACCAATACATTGATCGATGATGAAACCTACCTTCGTGGGAAAGAAAAGTATCAGCCGGTTTACTTTGAATCTGAAGAACAATCAATGCAGACTGTTCCGGAAGATAAGGTTGAAGCATCCCGACAACGTTCACGGGTTGCACGCCGCTTCTTTAAACGAGGGAAGAAGTCAGGAGGCGATAAATCGTGA
- a CDS encoding biotin/lipoyl-binding protein, translating into MKNWLSVKKIVGSMAVVSTLTLAGCQAFGGNDQTEESDELTYNTVVVRPEEPATVDGVVASRIDKGYFYSSDIGNISQVHVSDGQQVQKGDALFTYAAKEDDHELEDLNREQTNLYNQREALIADLSRLTGGTYNMVGDRIVWSYAQGRYVVTDPIGVDYGARTNTTNSSDQANNQGGGAQTPDSGGNDADSIKASIRQVNAQIKEVEIKLLRAQEKKNPTIKADYAGQVYIDERGRDDGSVPLVRIIGQGLVVNGTVDEYNYHLLENDLEVDMYINAEDRTIKGKITSYDRLPQSSSSQHGGSGASGGAGGKDSGGDDVSPSQSESQAAKFGFMVEPEEDVQIGFSTQISIPRKGFVLPPESILEMNGEKYVFKYVDGVAKKTKVKMEKIGIQEVITKGLSEGDEVIQDPTGLKDGDPVKLAGENRMETDEDFMADPAAKDAEGAENADKDVEASDTDNKEDKDKKDKDAADDAPANAETVENPADDADVKDMDLKPQSEGE; encoded by the coding sequence ATGAAAAATTGGTTGAGTGTGAAGAAAATAGTAGGGAGTATGGCGGTGGTCAGTACGCTGACATTGGCTGGGTGTCAGGCGTTCGGAGGAAATGACCAAACGGAAGAGTCCGATGAATTAACATATAATACGGTGGTTGTCCGTCCTGAAGAACCAGCAACAGTTGATGGAGTAGTTGCTTCTAGAATCGATAAGGGATATTTCTACAGTTCAGATATTGGGAATATTTCGCAAGTACATGTCTCAGACGGTCAACAAGTTCAAAAAGGCGATGCTTTATTTACATATGCAGCCAAGGAAGATGATCATGAGCTGGAAGATTTGAACCGCGAGCAGACCAATCTATATAACCAGCGTGAAGCTTTAATCGCTGACCTGTCACGCTTGACAGGTGGGACGTATAACATGGTGGGAGATCGTATTGTCTGGTCTTACGCACAAGGTCGCTATGTCGTTACCGATCCAATTGGTGTAGATTACGGTGCACGAACTAACACGACCAATTCAAGTGATCAAGCCAATAACCAAGGTGGCGGCGCACAAACACCTGATTCAGGTGGGAATGATGCGGATTCGATTAAAGCCTCTATTCGTCAAGTGAATGCGCAAATTAAAGAGGTTGAGATTAAATTACTTCGTGCTCAAGAGAAGAAAAATCCAACTATTAAAGCGGACTATGCGGGACAGGTCTATATCGATGAACGTGGTCGCGATGACGGTTCAGTGCCGCTCGTTCGTATCATTGGTCAAGGGTTAGTCGTGAATGGAACAGTTGATGAGTACAACTACCATTTATTAGAAAATGACTTAGAAGTTGATATGTATATTAACGCAGAAGACCGTACGATTAAAGGGAAAATTACATCGTACGACCGCTTGCCACAAAGTAGTTCATCACAACATGGCGGTAGTGGGGCTTCCGGTGGTGCTGGTGGAAAAGATAGTGGTGGCGATGATGTATCACCAAGCCAATCAGAATCACAAGCTGCAAAGTTTGGCTTCATGGTAGAACCAGAAGAAGATGTTCAAATTGGCTTCAGTACACAAATCTCTATCCCGAGAAAAGGATTCGTCTTACCACCTGAATCTATTCTTGAGATGAATGGTGAAAAATATGTCTTCAAGTATGTTGATGGTGTTGCGAAGAAAACAAAAGTGAAGATGGAAAAAATTGGTATTCAAGAAGTGATTACAAAAGGTCTATCAGAAGGGGATGAAGTTATCCAAGATCCAACGGGCTTGAAAGATGGCGACCCCGTCAAACTTGCCGGAGAAAACCGTATGGAAACAGATGAAGATTTCATGGCTGATCCAGCTGCTAAAGATGCAGAAGGTGCAGAAAATGCAGACAAAGATGTCGAAGCAAGCGATACGGATAACAAAGAGGATAAAGACAAAAAAGATAAAGATGCAGCTGATGATGCCCCGGCTAATGCAGAAACAGTTGAAAACCCTGCTGATGATGCTGACGTAAAAGATATGGATCTTAAACCTCAAAGTGAAGGGGAGTAA
- a CDS encoding ABC transporter permease has protein sequence MKFSVILRSSLYSLKKNARRTFLTMLGIIIGIASVITIMSLGNGYSRHSVETLTKDEQGRQNVDFFYEMTSEVDVPNFSPFSDETLEKLNEIDGVSEAAESQYEADNQPYYEIKAREHSESLAVDVAAKNYDRTMVAGRMLTLDEQKTFLPYAVIDDELARKMYGTEENALNKGVKINNYSFTIIGVMAREGDSSFGSNVFATPGEELETPPGNAIIPARTYEQLFKEEMPRFGITVYIEPGRDPKKVSERVKSALDEFGSGAKYGTYSFIDNSEIMREIGKQLQTTTYFVSSVAGISLFIAGVGVMNMMYISVSERIREIGIRRSLGSTKQAIQLQFLLEGILITVIGGIFGFVLGLAIAYGVSTFLPFGIGLTPIMVVGTIGVSTLIGIVFSVFPARSAANKNLIEILR, from the coding sequence GTGAAATTTAGTGTAATTTTAAGATCATCGCTGTACTCACTGAAAAAGAATGCCCGGCGAACGTTTCTGACGATGCTAGGAATTATTATCGGTATCGCGTCGGTTATTACAATTATGAGTTTGGGAAATGGCTATAGTCGCCACAGTGTTGAAACATTGACTAAAGATGAGCAAGGTCGTCAGAACGTTGACTTCTTCTATGAAATGACATCGGAAGTTGATGTACCGAACTTCTCGCCGTTTTCGGATGAGACATTGGAGAAATTAAATGAGATCGACGGGGTTAGTGAGGCCGCTGAAAGTCAATATGAAGCAGATAATCAGCCGTATTATGAGATTAAAGCACGTGAACATTCCGAATCGCTAGCTGTGGATGTTGCCGCCAAAAATTATGATCGAACCATGGTGGCTGGGCGGATGTTGACGCTAGATGAACAAAAAACATTCTTACCTTACGCCGTGATTGATGATGAGTTAGCACGCAAGATGTATGGAACAGAAGAGAATGCTTTAAATAAGGGAGTAAAAATTAATAACTATTCCTTTACTATCATTGGTGTGATGGCCCGTGAAGGAGATAGCTCGTTTGGGAGTAATGTATTCGCAACGCCGGGCGAAGAATTGGAGACACCGCCGGGCAATGCCATTATTCCGGCTCGAACATATGAACAACTCTTTAAAGAAGAAATGCCACGATTTGGGATTACGGTTTATATCGAACCGGGTCGGGATCCGAAAAAAGTTTCTGAACGGGTTAAATCTGCTCTGGATGAATTCGGATCAGGGGCTAAATATGGAACCTACTCATTTATTGATAATAGTGAGATTATGCGTGAGATCGGTAAGCAATTGCAGACAACCACTTACTTTGTATCCAGTGTAGCGGGAATTTCTCTGTTCATTGCCGGAGTTGGAGTTATGAATATGATGTATATCTCCGTATCAGAGCGTATTCGTGAAATCGGAATTCGGCGATCACTTGGATCCACGAAGCAAGCAATTCAACTTCAATTCTTGTTGGAAGGGATCTTAATTACGGTAATTGGTGGGATATTCGGATTCGTGCTGGGACTTGCTATCGCTTATGGGGTCAGTACATTCCTACCATTCGGCATAGGTTTGACGCCAATCATGGTTGTCGGGACGATCGGAGTCTCCACGTTAATTGGAATTGTCTTTAGTGTCTTCCCGGCCCGATCTGCTGCCAATAAGAACTTAATTGAAATCTTGCGATAA
- a CDS encoding lmo0937 family membrane protein, with protein MLKTLALILLVIWIGGLVLNIAAGFIHFVLVLAIISFVVDLIRGRR; from the coding sequence ATGTTAAAAACATTAGCACTTATTTTATTAGTTATTTGGATTGGTGGACTGGTGTTGAATATTGCGGCAGGATTTATTCACTTTGTCTTAGTATTGGCTATTATTTCATTCGTTGTGGATCTTATTCGCGGGCGTCGCTAA